The following is a genomic window from Oscillospiraceae bacterium.
AAAAAAGCGCTCAACGCATAAGTGAAAGCCGTGCCTTTGCCGAGATTTTTGAGAACACTGACACTCTGAGAAAAATACGCTCCCGTTTTTACGACGTTTTTGAGCTTATCCACCAGCGTGAGAACATTCGCATAATCGATGCGGGACGTACAGTAGAGGAAATCGCCGACGATGTTTATGCGGCGGTTTTTGAAGAATAGTACATCTTTTTGAGGAGTTTTCGCATTCACATTATGACTATTCAGCTTTCAGACCATTTTACATATAAAAAGCTTTTACGCTTTACATTCCCATCAATAATAATGATGATATTTTCGTCGGTATATGGTGTGGTGGACGGTTTTTTCGTTTCAAACTTTGTAGGTAAAACACCTTTTGCCGCCGTCAATTTCATAATGCCCTTCCTCATGATTCTGGGTACACTGGGTTTTATGTTCGGAGCGGGCGGAAGCGCGCTGGTATCAAAAACCTTAGGTGAGGGTGACAATGCTCTTGCAAACAAATATTTTTCCATGCTGGTTTATATTTCCATCGCATGCGGTATAGTTCTGAGCGCGCTGGGTATAGTTTTTCTGCGTCCCATTTCTGCACTTCTGGGGGCGGACGGTCAGCTTCTTGAGGACTGTGTAACCTACGGCAGAACAGTTCTTATCGCTCTTCCCGCATTCATGCTTCAGATGGAATTTCAGACCTTTTTCATAACAGCCGAGAAGCCTCAGCTCGGGCTTTATGTGACGGTTGCATCAGGTGTTGCGAACATGGTACTGGACGCACTTTTTGTAGGAGTTTTCCGATGGGGGCTTGTAGGTGCAGCCGCCGCCACGGGTATAAGCCAGGCAATAGGCGGATTTTGTCCGGTTTTATTTTTTGCTCTGCCAAACAGCAGTATTCTGCGTCTCACACGAACGAAATTCTACGGTAAAGCCTTTTTTAAGACCTGCACCAACGGCTCATCCGAGCTGATGTCCAACATATCCATGTCACTTGTAGGTATGCTTTACAACATTCAGCTGATGAAATACGCAGGAGAAAACGGTGTTGCGGCTTACGGCGTGCTAATGTATGTCAACATGATATTCATTTCTGCTTTTATCGGTTATTCCATAGGAACGGCTCCCATCGTAGGCTTTCATTACGGTGCCGAGAACCACAGCGAACTTAAAAGCCTTGTAAAAAAGAGTCTTACAATAATAGGTGTGCTTTCTCTGGCTATGCTTCTTATGGGATTATTATTGGCAGTTCCTCTGTCTGAAATATTTGTGGGCTACGATGTTCAGCTTCTCGCCATGACGGTAAAAGGGTTTTATGTTTTTTCGTTCTCCTTCCTGTTTGCGGGAGTGTGTATATACGGCTCATCATTCTTCACCGCACTCAACAACGGGCTTGTATCGGCAATCGTATCATTTTTGAGAACGCTGGTTTTCCAGATAGCCGCAGTTATGCTTTTGCCCATAATATGGGGTATCGACGGAATATGGTTTTCTATCGTGGTTGCAGAGCTTATGGCTTTCATTGTTACTATACTGTTCCTTTACGGGATGAAAAATAAATATCATTATTAAACAATCAGCAGGTGATAATCGTGTATCACCTGCTGATTGTTTATTTTCAAATGTTATTATACGGTCATGGGCTGTTTTACTTCGGACGGTACAACAAAATTGAATGCTCCGGGGCAGATTTCAAACTCAGTTCTTCCGGCATTTACAATTTCGCCGTCTATGCAAAGGCGCATTTTACCGTTAAGGGGTGTAACTGCGATTTTCCTGCAATTTGTGCTCAGAATTATCTTATCTATATTACTGATACTCATAAACGTGCCTTTCATATACGCGGGCAACAACCTCAAAAATTTCAGTCTCGGAACATTTTTTATTATATTTATATTAATGGTTCCGTCGCAAACGGATGCCAGCGGATTACTCTTTATACCGCCGCCGCAATAACAGCCGTTCGCTATGGACGTCAGAAGCAATTTGCCGCTGTACATTGCTTCGCCATCAATTTCAATATCAAGATTTGCTCCTTTTTTGCCTATAAGGTTAATAAGTATAGACACAAAGTATGCCACCGAGCCTGAAATAAACGGGCTCTTCTTAATTCTTGCCGTCATATCGGCAACATTGCAGTCAAAACCGATATTAAACATATTGGCACAATATCCCGTAACGGCTTCACCGTCTGTTTGGATGGTGTATCTGATGGCGTCGCATTTTACGGTACCTGCATTAATCTGTTTTGTAATATCATCAAATAAACCGGAAAAATTACGGCGAAAATCATTTCCGGTTCCGATGGGAATCACACCTGCTTCAGCGGCATCGCAATCCTTAATGCCGTTCAGAACCTCGTTGAATGTACCGTCACCGCCACAAGCAATAAATCTGGCAGGTCCATGATTATTAATGTACTCGCGAATATACCGCGTAGCATCTCCAACAGCTTTGGTCAAATATATTTCGGTTTCAATGCTGCATAATTCATTTATCTCATCGATCAGCATTTGTGCCTTATTTTGCCGACCTGCGTGAGGATTTACTATAAAAACTGTTTTCATTTATTCTCACTCTGTTATAAAAAATAAAGCTGCAACAAAAACTGTTACAGCTCATATGTACATTACGGTAAAAATATCTTTACAATAAAATATAATACCGACGGGCAGAGAAGACATCCCATACCCGTATAAAATGTAGATGTCATTGCGCCGTAGGGTACAAGCTTGGGGTCTGTTGCGGCAAGACCTGCGGTTGTTCCGCTGGTTGTTCCCATAAGACCGCCGAATACCATTGCTGCACGGGGAGTGTTAAGTCCAATCTTTTTTGCCACCATGGGTGTAATAACCATTACTGCGATAGATTTGAATACACCTACCGCGATGGAAATTGCTATAACCGCGGAATCCGCACCAAGTGCAGCACCGGTGACGGGGCCCACAACGAAGGTGACTGCGCCTGCCGCAATAGTGCAAGCACTGACGGCATCACGATAACCAAACGCAAATGAAACCGCTACACCTATAAAGAATGTAACCACAACACCGACAAGCAGAGCAATAACGCCCACAAGTCCACACTTTTTTATTTCGGACATTTTTGCACCGAAAGAAGTAGAAACGATTGTAAAGTCGCGTAATGTAGATGCACCGAGAACGCCTATGCCGGTGAAAACGGAAACATCTGCAATGCCCTTTGAACCGCCTGCAACCTTACCGCCCACATAAGCGAGAATAAGACCTAAAATAATTGCTATCGCAGACGTATGAATTCTGCCTTGAGTAAGCTTTGAAATGCCGGTTGACAGCACAACAATAATACCGACCAGCAAAAATGACATTACAAAAGCATTATCGACAAAAAGACTTACAAAGATATCAGCCAATGCTCTCATTTCTGAACCTCCTTATCCTCTTGCTTGGTTTCCTTTGGCGAAAACATATTGAAAACAGGGATGAGAAGAAGCATAATTACAACAATGCCAACACCCAGCGAGAGTGCAAGCGCACCGCCGTCAAGAGCACTTACAACATTCTGAGAAGCAGACATGGCTATAATAACCGGAATGAACATTTCTTTCCAGAATTCAATTCCCTTGGTATAGTTCTGCGGTAAAATACTGTTGACTTTTTTTGAGTTGGTGGCAATCAGAAGCAAAATCATTGCAAAACCGACACCACCAACATCGGAATTCAAACCCGTCCACAAACCTATCAGATTTCCGACGAATGAGCCGACAAACATACAACCGGCGAGCAACGCTACACCGTAAATCATAAAACCATTCCTTTACACTTTATTTACTTACATATTATATTATAAAACAAAATACGCGAGTTGTAAATTATGAAATTAAATATGCTGACTATACTTTTAATTATATAGCAAGTCTTTTTACAATTCAATTACGAAAATACTTTTTATCGGCGGCGCGGTATTGCAGAGCTTCGAAAATATGCTGTTCCGCAATACTTTCGCTTTGCTCCATATCTGCGATGGTTCGCGCAACACGCAATACACGGTCATATCCGCGTGCCGACATATTCATATGATTGAACGCCAGCTCCAAAGTCTGAGCCGCCTTCGCGGTCAGCCCGCCCCTCTCACGCATAAGCTTGCCGGAAGCATCTGAGTTTTTATATATTCCCAAATCTCCGAAGCGTTGCACTGCAAATTCTCTGGCACGATTCACCCTCAAGCGTATATCCGCCGAGCATTCGGAAGGCGTACTTGAAGTAAGCTCGTCATAGGATACTGCGGGAACTTCTATCTGTATATCTATTCTGTCTACCAGCGGCCCCGATATTTTTCCCAAATAGTTATTGATGGCGGTGGTGGAGCACTTGCATTCCCTCTGTGTACTGCCGTAATATCCGCAAGGGCAAGGGTTCATGGCACAAACCAGCATGAAATTCGAGGGAAAAGTAATTTTATTCTTCACACGGGTAACGGTTATATTTTTATCCTCCAACGGCTGACGCATGACCTCAAGAGCACGCTTTTCAAACTGGGGAAGCTCATCCAGAAACAGTACGCCGTTATGCGCAAGGGATAATTCACCCGGTACAGGGTTTGTACCGCCGCCCGAAAGTCCCGCCACCGACATTGTATGGTGCGGAGAGCGAAAAGGGCGGAGTGTCATAAGACGTTTATCCTGCGGAAGCATACCCGCAACGGAATGTATCTTGGTTACATCCAGCATTTCATCATAGCTCATTCGGGGAAGAATTCCCGGCAAAGCTTTTGAAATCATGCTTTTTCCTGCTCCCGGAGGCCCTATAAGCAAAACGTTATGACCACCTGCGGCAGCAACCTCCATTGCACGTTTTGCAAATGCCTGACCCTTGATTTCGGAAAAATCCACTGTGGGGACAGGCTCCTGCAGTATCATCTCCGCATTGTGTGGTGTGGGGGCGATTGCCGTTTCGCCTCTGAGATGGGACACAAGCTGTGCGATATCACGAACACCGTATACCTCTATACCGCTGACAAGCGAAGCCTCCTGTGCGTTTTCCTCCGAGAGATAGACTTTGGTAAGTCCGCTGTTCTTGGCGGCAATGCACATGGGCAGAACGCCTTTTATTCCGCGCACTTCGCCGGTAAGTGACAATTCACCCAAAAAGCATTTATTTTCCATATCCACATCCGACAGCACCGAATGGCACAAAAGAGATACCAGTATCGCCAGGTCCAGTGATGAACCTTCCTTTTTGGTATCTGCCGGAGCGAGATTTATTACTGTTTTGCCCTTGATAAACGGTAGATTGTTATTTTTCAGTGCAGATTCAACACGGGAAAGCGATTCCTTGACCGCATTATCGGGAAGACCGATTATGCTTATTCCCGGAAGTCCTCCGCTTGAAGAGCATTCGGAGCGTATTATGTATCCGTCTATGCCGTTTATTCCGGCAGAAGATACTGTACAAACCATAATAAAACACCTTTTCCTTTGATGTACTTATCTCATTATACAACATTTTACAAAAAAATGCAATACAGCTGAATATGTATATTCGCATTTTGCAAAAAATGGACAAATTTTTAGTGAAAAAAGACTACATTTTTCCTTGATTTTTTTAAAACATTGTGATATAATTACCTAACAAATCTATAAGGAGACTTATATATATGAAAAAAATTCTTTTTTTTGCATTGCTTATATCCGTTCTATGTATAAGCGCATTTGCCGCAGAACCGGGTTTTCTTCTGACACCGGATTTCACCGCACCTATAAAATACAGCACACTGTATGCTGCTGAACTTACATACGGTGAGAACTATGCAACAATTACTTCCACCCACGATTTGAATGAAGGACAGACCGGTGACCCTCATTTCGTTGTCAACACCGAGCTTGATCCAAAGTACAAATGGATGAAAATACGTATAATGAACCATTCTCAGGCTGCTGTTTTCGAAATGCATTTTGCCTCGGAAGCAACCGGTTCGAAAATCACTGCCGAGAGCTGTACGCATTTTCCCATCACCGCCCAAGACACCGAATATAAAGAATATATTTTCAATATAAGTGACCACAATGCACAGAAGCAGGGCGGTAAGTCCTACTGGGAAGGTAAGATAAACCAGTTACGCTTTGACTGTATGTGGATCGCAGAGCCTTCGGGTCAGATGCCCAAGGGAAGCAGTATGGATATCGACTACATCGCCTTTTTTGAAACCGAGGAGGATGCCATGGCTTACGATAAAGCAAGAGAAAAAATTGATTATTCCAATGTTGAGTGGGACAAAAACAGCCCTCACTTCATTTTTGATAACGCAGAAGAGGTTTCCAAATGGGCACTCCATCAGGCAAGCTCCGAGCTGGAAATGGGCAACCTTAAGTTCATTCCCAACGGAAATGACCCCACCATTGCACGTCAGTTTGAAATTCCCTTTGCCGCAGAAGAATTCCACTGGTTCGCCTACAGATACAAGGCTGCTACCGAGTCTACCGTAGGCGGTCTCTTCTTCACCTCCGATAAGGTTCCCAATCTTACCAGCAAGTTCTATGAGTCGTTCAAGCTCAATCCCAATGGCTACTGGACAGACTACATTCTTGATCTTAACAACATAACCAACGGAACATGGGAAGGCACTATCAACTCCATGCGTCTGGACCCTGTCAACGACAGAGTAAGCTTTGACACCAAGATATATATCAACCGTATAGGATTCTTCCGCACAAAGGAAGAGGCATTCGCGTTCCTTGCTGCAGGCGGTACCGAAGACTTCTCAAAATCCGCTCAGCTAAACGGAGATATGTTCAAGGCAATCATCCCCGGCGGCACAATTGCCGATACGCTTGACGAAAGAAAATTCATTCTTCAGAGCGAAAATGCCGACAACAGCTCTGTTGTAACCTACACCGACGCAAACGGTAACAAGAGCATTGTTGCGCTCAGCTACACCAATGACTACGGCTACACCTCCTACGTTGCAAACAAGCCCGGTACATATGCAATAGGCGCAAATCATAAGGATTATGTTGACATTGCAGGACACTGGGGCGAGGGCTACATAAACTTCGTTTCCGACCGTGCGCTGTTCGGCGGTACAAGCCCCACAGAATTCAGCCCCGAGGTCACCATGACCAGAGGAATGTTCATTACCGTTCTGGGACGTATGCACGGACTTGATACCT
Proteins encoded in this region:
- a CDS encoding ATP-binding protein; this encodes MVCTVSSAGINGIDGYIIRSECSSSGGLPGISIIGLPDNAVKESLSRVESALKNNNLPFIKGKTVINLAPADTKKEGSSLDLAILVSLLCHSVLSDVDMENKCFLGELSLTGEVRGIKGVLPMCIAAKNSGLTKVYLSEENAQEASLVSGIEVYGVRDIAQLVSHLRGETAIAPTPHNAEMILQEPVPTVDFSEIKGQAFAKRAMEVAAAGGHNVLLIGPPGAGKSMISKALPGILPRMSYDEMLDVTKIHSVAGMLPQDKRLMTLRPFRSPHHTMSVAGLSGGGTNPVPGELSLAHNGVLFLDELPQFEKRALEVMRQPLEDKNITVTRVKNKITFPSNFMLVCAMNPCPCGYYGSTQRECKCSTTAINNYLGKISGPLVDRIDIQIEVPAVSYDELTSSTPSECSADIRLRVNRAREFAVQRFGDLGIYKNSDASGKLMRERGGLTAKAAQTLELAFNHMNMSARGYDRVLRVARTIADMEQSESIAEQHIFEALQYRAADKKYFRN
- a CDS encoding MATE family efflux transporter — translated: MTIQLSDHFTYKKLLRFTFPSIIMMIFSSVYGVVDGFFVSNFVGKTPFAAVNFIMPFLMILGTLGFMFGAGGSALVSKTLGEGDNALANKYFSMLVYISIACGIVLSALGIVFLRPISALLGADGQLLEDCVTYGRTVLIALPAFMLQMEFQTFFITAEKPQLGLYVTVASGVANMVLDALFVGVFRWGLVGAAAATGISQAIGGFCPVLFFALPNSSILRLTRTKFYGKAFFKTCTNGSSELMSNISMSLVGMLYNIQLMKYAGENGVAAYGVLMYVNMIFISAFIGYSIGTAPIVGFHYGAENHSELKSLVKKSLTIIGVLSLAMLLMGLLLAVPLSEIFVGYDVQLLAMTVKGFYVFSFSFLFAGVCIYGSSFFTALNNGLVSAIVSFLRTLVFQIAAVMLLPIIWGIDGIWFSIVVAELMAFIVTILFLYGMKNKYHY
- a CDS encoding YegS/Rv2252/BmrU family lipid kinase, whose product is MKTVFIVNPHAGRQNKAQMLIDEINELCSIETEIYLTKAVGDATRYIREYINNHGPARFIACGGDGTFNEVLNGIKDCDAAEAGVIPIGTGNDFRRNFSGLFDDITKQINAGTVKCDAIRYTIQTDGEAVTGYCANMFNIGFDCNVADMTARIKKSPFISGSVAYFVSILINLIGKKGANLDIEIDGEAMYSGKLLLTSIANGCYCGGGIKSNPLASVCDGTININIIKNVPRLKFLRLLPAYMKGTFMSISNIDKIILSTNCRKIAVTPLNGKMRLCIDGEIVNAGRTEFEICPGAFNFVVPSEVKQPMTV
- the madL gene encoding malonate transporter subunit MadL, whose protein sequence is MIYGVALLAGCMFVGSFVGNLIGLWTGLNSDVGGVGFAMILLLIATNSKKVNSILPQNYTKGIEFWKEMFIPVIIAMSASQNVVSALDGGALALSLGVGIVVIMLLLIPVFNMFSPKETKQEDKEVQK
- a CDS encoding S-layer homology domain-containing protein, which translates into the protein MKKILFFALLISVLCISAFAAEPGFLLTPDFTAPIKYSTLYAAELTYGENYATITSTHDLNEGQTGDPHFVVNTELDPKYKWMKIRIMNHSQAAVFEMHFASEATGSKITAESCTHFPITAQDTEYKEYIFNISDHNAQKQGGKSYWEGKINQLRFDCMWIAEPSGQMPKGSSMDIDYIAFFETEEDAMAYDKAREKIDYSNVEWDKNSPHFIFDNAEEVSKWALHQASSELEMGNLKFIPNGNDPTIARQFEIPFAAEEFHWFAYRYKAATESTVGGLFFTSDKVPNLTSKFYESFKLNPNGYWTDYILDLNNITNGTWEGTINSMRLDPVNDRVSFDTKIYINRIGFFRTKEEAFAFLAAGGTEDFSKSAQLNGDMFKAIIPGGTIADTLDERKFILQSENADNSSVVTYTDANGNKSIVALSYTNDYGYTSYVANKPGTYAIGANHKDYVDIAGHWGEGYINFVSDRALFGGTSPTEFSPEVTMTRGMFITVLGRMHGLDT
- the madM gene encoding malonate transporter subunit MadM; amino-acid sequence: MRALADIFVSLFVDNAFVMSFLLVGIIVVLSTGISKLTQGRIHTSAIAIILGLILAYVGGKVAGGSKGIADVSVFTGIGVLGASTLRDFTIVSTSFGAKMSEIKKCGLVGVIALLVGVVVTFFIGVAVSFAFGYRDAVSACTIAAGAVTFVVGPVTGAALGADSAVIAISIAVGVFKSIAVMVITPMVAKKIGLNTPRAAMVFGGLMGTTSGTTAGLAATDPKLVPYGAMTSTFYTGMGCLLCPSVLYFIVKIFLP